A stretch of DNA from Salinibaculum sp. SYNS191:
ACGGCCTGAAGGTCGGCTCTCGCTTCCCCGAACGTCGTCACGTCTGCACCACGGAATCCGTAGATACTCTGTTTCTCGTCGCCGACCAGAAAGACGTTCGACGCCGTCTGCTCGTCGACGCCCGTGAGGAGCTTGACTAACTCCCACTGGCGCGGGTCCGTGTCCTGGAACTCGTCGACCATCACGGCCGCAAACTGCTCTCGTAACCGCTCCGTGACGGCATCGTTGGCTCGCAGGAACTCAAGGGTCGTCTCGATCACGTCGGGAAAGTCGAGCGTATCCCGGCGGTCCTTTTCGTCGGTGTAGGTTGCGAGGACGTCGTCGAAGACCCGCATCAGAGCCAGCGCGTAGTGAGCGCTATTCTCTTCCAGTTCCCCCGGCGTCGTCTCGACCGCATCCGCGTGCGGTTCGACGGCATCGATGACCGTGTCGATGGTGTCTTTCAGGTCGTCGTAGACGTCACCGGACTCACCCCAATCGTCCCGGTCACCGACGACGTACCCCGAACTGCTGTACAGGCCGCCGTTCTTCTTCTCACAGGCCTCGTACAGCTCGAGGATTGCCCGCTGACAGTCGCGGGGGTCGCTATCTTCAGGTCGCTCAGGGAGTGTCGTCGCGACCTCGGTGAAGGTCCGGTAGGCTCGAAGGCCGTCCCCATCAGCGATAGTGTCCTCGCGGTCGACACTGTTCGCGACCGTGCGTAGCTGCTCAAGGAGTCCGTCCGCATACAGCGTCTGTCGAGCATCAGCAACGTCGAGATCACAAACGACCTCCCAGCAGATATCCACGTAGTCGTCGACCTCGGCGTCATGCCACGCCTCGAGGACGGACTCGCTATGTGGGCGTTCATCAAGTAATCCAGCGAGTACATCGACCAACTGGTCGCGACTCCAGAGCTGGGCAAGGAGCTCCACGTCATCATCGTCCTGATTGCGTTCGAGGAACTCCGTCACGACTTCGCGTTGGAGTGTCGCGGCGCCGTCTTCATCGAGCACGTCGAAGCCGAGCGGGACCGGAGCCTCGACGGCCCGTTCTCGCAAGAGACGGGTACAGAACGCGTGAATGGTGTGGACGTAGCCATCCTCCAGGTCGTCGAGGACGTTTCGCCAGCGATGATAGGCCTCTGGTGAGTCTACAGCCTCCAGCCGGTCGTACACCTCTTCTCGGACACGCTCAGTCAGTTCGGCAGCGGCCTTTCGCGTGAAGGTGATCGTGACGATATTCTCCGGGGTGAGCGACCGGTTCTCGGCCAGTATCGTCACGTACCGCTCGGTGAGCGTTGTCGTCTTCCCCGTCCCAGCGCCGGCAGTGATCGCGACGTTCCGGCCCTGGACGAGCGCGTCCTCCTGTTCCTCTGTGAGCTGAATCTCCTCGGGTTCCTCAGTCATCGCTCATCACCGTCTGGATGTCCTCGTCGTCGCGAACACGGAGCGGAACATACGCTGCGTCGTCCTTGTGAACCTCGTCGACGAACTCCCGCTTGCGGTGATGGCGGACATCGCACGCCCGACGGTAGTCACAGTATCGGCAATTCGCTCCGCTGGACGACAGAATCGTCGTGTGGAACCGTCCGTTGCCGATGGCCTTGTCGATCTGGCCCAACCACTCCGGAACGACATCGTTCAGGAACCGGCGGAGTTCGACCTCTGAATCGAACTTCGATTCGACGCCGCGTGGAACCTTGAGGTCGTTGGGGGGTCGCACCTGATAGTATGTCGCTGAAAGCGATCCCTGTTCGAACAGATCACCGTCGACGACGTTGGCCGCAGCGAGCAGATAGATGGGGAGCTGGAACTTCGTGCCGCCGGTCGTCTTCGTCATATACGGTGCTCGACCAGTTTTGTAGTCGTAGAGCGTGAGCGTCGGTTGTTCGCCACCCTGGCTCACGTCAACGCGGTCGATGTAACCCCGAATCGAGACAGTCGAGCCGTCCGGTCGCCCAACTGTGAACGGCCCAGCATCCGAGTCGTGAAGTCCCTCGCCGAACGGGGCCTCGAACAAGTGTGGGAGGTCAGCGCCGTCCCGCGAGAGTTCGTTGTCGAGGAAGGTAGCGAACAACCCCTGTTCCGGTGCGTCGTGAGGTTTGCTCCCGGCCTCGTACGGAGCACTCTCGCCGTCACCCAGGCCCGCGAACAGCTCCGCCTTCCACCGTTCGTAGAACAGGCCGTCGTACTCGAAGTCAGCATCCCGGAGTTCCTCAACGGCGATCTCGCGAAGGTGCGTCGCCAGGTCGTCCCGGTCGAAGTTCGTGAGATCGACACCGTCCTCGGTCTCGTCCTGCAAATCCGCGAAGAACCGTTCGAGGACGTCGTGGACGTACGATCCAGTTTCGAGGGGCGTAGGGACGACCTCGACATCGTCCGGATCCGCAATTCCGAGTACTTCGTCAGCGTAGAACTTGAACCCACACTCGACGTATCGTTCGATACGACTCGCGCTGTAGGGTTCCCGTTCAGACGGAGGGTATACCTCATCGACTGTATCGAGTTCTAAGACGCCGTCGTGTTCGGAGAGGCCAGCCGTTCCCCTGTTGTCCGCACAGTGGAGTCCCCGATCCGTGCGCTTGGTCTGCTCGGGAGAGAGATCGCCCCGGTCGCCGGCGTGGCTGACCGCCGCACGCCGGTTGGTCGTTGCGGCAACGTGCCGCTGGAGGTCCTCACGAGAGCCCACGCGGTCGTCGACGCCGTCTTCGGGTTCAATGCCGGTCACGCGCTGGAGTTCGTCGAGGACCGGCGACCGGACGACTGCGGACTCGTCGTCGCCCGTCTCTGGTGTGGTAATCGTGAGTTCATCGACGTTCGCGAGGAGCGTCGCGAAGAGATAGCGCCCCCGGAGGCGCTCGTCGCCAGTGTCGAACCGCGGATGGGCGTCGGTCATCTCCTCGAAGAAGGCCGGGCGTTCCGGCGTTACCGGGAAGTGCTCGCTCGTCAGGCCCACGAGGAACACTTTCTCGAACGAGCGCATCCGGGCGTCGAGCAGCCCCATCACCTCAACGTGGCCGCCAGCAGCGCGCTGTGGAACCCGGATCGGCACGCCATCGAACGCACGGGTGAACAGTGCCAACGGGGAAAGGTCGCTATTGACCGCCGCCAGCGACTCGAACGAGGCGAGGACCTCGTCCACGAGGTCGTAGGCTCGCTGTTCGACGGCTTGCTCGGAACCGCTGGCGTAGTCCTCTGTCGCCGCCTCTAGGTCGAACCGGTCGTCCAACAGTCGACGGAGCGTTTCGGTTGCGTCCTCGACGTCGCCTGTTCGGAGCGTCTCTAACGTGGCCAGTAGCTCCTCGATCAGCGCCGCCGAGTCGTCGTCGACGTCATCGAGCAGGGGTGACACAGAAACCGTGTCGCGCCGGCGAGCAGCTGCCGTGACGGCGTTGGCCTGGTCGGTATCGACGACGTTGACCAATGGATTTGCTAACAGGGACGTGAGGTCCTCAGCACGGGGGTCGGGTTCGGCGAGGTTCAGGAGATCGTGGACGACGCTCCCGGTGAACGTCCGGTTCAGCTGTGAGGCGGCAGTCGTGACGTGCGGGATGTCGTACGTATCGAACGTGTCCTCGACGTACCCCGAATAGGCCTCGGTCCCGGGGGCGACGACGGCCAAGTCGTCGGGATCGCGACCATTGGCCAACTCGGTCCGGAGCTCGCGAGCGACGAAGCGAATCTCGCGCTCGGGCGTCGGGAGTTCCCGCCACTGGAGCGCGTCTGGAGCAGGGACGGTGTCGGGATCCGGGCGGTAGAGCGACTCGGTGATCGTTCCAAAGGCCTGCCCTGACTCGTCGACGGGATCGAGTTCTACTGTCTCAAAGTCAAGTGCTTCGTAGACCTCCAAGGCGCCCTCCGCAACGGCGTCGACTCCGCTCCGGCCATCCTGGTGGAGTGGCAGAAGTGCGATCGTCGGAAGTTCGTCGGCGAGGCGTTCGATGAGGCGGCGTTCGACGGGACGGAACTCGTGATACCCGGAAAGGATGACGACATCCAGTTCCGGCGAGAACGCCGATAGTGACTGCTCCGCCGTCGCGACGGCGTCGAACATTTCTCCCCGGGTACAGACCCACTCGTCGACATAGTCGCCGTGGAGATCCCGGTAGTGTCGGTACGCGTCGACAGTGGCTTTCGCGATACGGTCATCGAGGTCTGAGCCCTCGAACTCCGCTACGAGCGCGTCAGCGGTACCGACGCCGGCGTCGTCGAAGAGCGAGAAGCGGCTACTGAACGAATCAGCGAGAGCGGCAGAGGCAGGTTCACCGGCGAGAGCGCCGTCTGTCTCGGCTGTCGATCTGTCCAGAGCGTACTCCGCCAGCCGGCGGTTCAGCTGCCCGGCGAGTGGTTGAACCGGACCGTGGAGATGTTCGTACCACTCCCGAACGACCGCGTCAAGCGTCTCGGCACGAAGACGGAGAGGTTCGTGGGAAACGGCCCAGCTGTCCTCGACCATACTCCGGCGAGCGTCGTTCCGCGTTATGTAGAGAATACTCCCCAGCGAATCGGTTGCGATGTCATCAGCCCGCTGAAATGCCCGTCGTTCCAATCGGGCGTGTTTCGGGCCGGTGAGAAGCGTTGAATCCATCGAACACTCCCTACCAAGATATCGGTCTCACTTCACTCTTGGCGAGACTGACAGCTTAGGAGTGGCTTACCGAGAGGAACCAAAATAAATCAGGGAGGATTGAGAACTCAGGCGACGGTTGCTAACACCCGAACAACTGTGTCCGAGTGTCGTTCACGCTGAGTTCAAGCACCTCGTTCTTGTAGGAAGGATTCGACTGATACGAATAGTAGCATCGAAGTCACATCAAGCGGGTCGGAGGTCACGCCAGCGCACATCAGCAGTTTCGCCATCATCGAATTTAACGCGAAAGAGATATCCCTCGCGTTCATCATCAGTCACAGCTCCCGCATCGTCAATAATGATCTCAACAACTGTTCCCTGACGACCATGGAGCCAGTCGTGATCGGGATCAGTCTCATCAGGAATATCAATTCGGACAGAATCACCGGTATCGAAGCGTCTCATGATATTCTCAGCGGGTTTGAATCCTAAAGAGGATGGCTAAGCCGAGCAGGAAGACTCCACCAACACCAAAACCAACCACCGATGGGTCCGGTAGTGATGGAATGAACCTCTTCACCCGTGGAGTAAGAATGAACCCGCCGGCATACCCTCCGACGGATATGTATCCAGCAGCCAATAGGCGGACGAACCACTGTTCCACAATCGTATGCGAGCGGTGGTCAGCATCTTCAGCGGGACGAGGATCAACGATTTCCGGGTCGGGTTTCTCTCGCTTCAAATATCGCCATTCATCCAGGTACATGCGAACAGGCAGGACCGACTCAATCTCATTCAAGATGGCATACCGCGCTTTGTTCAGCCGGCGGTATGATTGAAGACTCTGATACCAGAAGTAGCAAATCAGACTACCGAATCCTGATGCGAAGAGAACGATCGCAGCGTTAGTGGTCGTGAGATTGCCGCGGGCGAGAGCAAAGAGACCGGCCAGTACCGAGGTTAAAATCAGACCGAAAAAGCGGTTCATCTGGACTCGCTGATTGGCAGTCTGGATCGCAACCTCCCCGTAATGTATGTACTGCTCCATCAGCCGATTCTTCTCGTCCTCACTTAGATTAGCCAGCGGTCCAGCTGTAACATCTTCCTCCTCAGATGGCTCAGCAGGGTCCCCTCCAGTGACCTCTTCAGAGTGTTCAGGTTCTGTTTCGGGCGTGTCTCCATCGTCAGTATCGGCGCCATCCTCTGAGAGATCAACCGCCGCTTCGTCGGTTGAATCAGGCATATTCAGCGAGTGCGTCGACAAGCGAGGCCTTTCGCCATCCTACCTGAGTATCTGCGACTTCTTGGATTTTCTCGGGGACCTTCGATTGTCCCTCTGGAATGATTGCGATCACCGGCTTGTCCAGTTCATCGGCGAGTTCCAGCTCCTCCAGGATCCAAGTGCTGTGAGCACCGTACATTCCACTACTTACGACGACAACCGACGCCGTTTTCATCTGGTTCCGGAGTTCAGAGCGAAGGGCAGACTCGGTATCCACGGGCAGGGGGTCAGTTGAGGGGACACTATGATTCTGCCACTCGATCGACGGAACCTCGTCAAGGAAATCAACGATACGCTCGTAGTGTTCGTCGTACTCCCACGAGTGGGAGACAAAAACGTTGTACTGCTTGTCCTCAAGTCGAGTTGCAGCGCGTGCTAAGCGAGGGAGTGATTGCCCAGTATTTCCGCCTGAGGAGGAAGGGGACTCTTGAGTCGACGAGCCTACAGAGGCCAAGGCTTCCAGCCCTTTGTAGGCACCATATAGGAGCAAAGCACCGCCAGCGATTTTTTGTCTAGACGAGAGCCCCTGCTGGTTCTGAGTGTCGGTAGAACTGCGGCTCAGGGGATCGTCGGTCGGGACAAGGCCCGACTGTTGGTCATTCGGCTCGAAGAGCGACGGTTGAGAGGAACTGAGCTCAGGGAGACTGTTATCCCCAGATTGCGTGACTGTATAAACGGGGCCGAGTTCTCGAACGGTGAACTCCTTTCCGAGATCGTTCCCTTTGTAGGTCGGTAGTATGCGGTCTCCATCATCGCGATAGAATCCGGTAGGTAGATCGTTAACAGCTGACTTCAGAACGAATCGAACAGCTGATTCGGGGTTTGGACTGCCACGAATATCATCAAACGCAGCCTCCCAGGTGGTTTTCAATGGGGAGGAGGTGTCTTGGCTCATAACCGTATGAACAATCCGTTTTTAAATAGTATAAGTTCTTCCCCCTGGAATATCGCCATATTTGGATTCCGCATCAGAGAGGACCATAGTACTAAACGGGTAAGCCGTCAACAATTCGCATATAGTTATGAGCTTCAACAGCAGATCTTCAAGCAACCGTCGGAGCGAATACCGACTGTTCATCTCGCACTCTTGGGAGTACAGCGACGAGTACAATCGGATGGTAGAACTACTTCGCGACTACCCGAATTTCAGTTTCCGGAACTACTCAGTACCGAAGGTGGATGAGATCGATGCTGACACCGAAAAGGAGCTGGAACAGGCGCTCCGGGAAGACCAGATCAAGCCAGCTACGGTCGTAATAATACTCGGGGGAATGTACGTAGCACACAGCAAATGGATCAAGAAAGAAACTATTTTAGCTAAAATCGAGAGCAAGCCTATTCTGGGTGTTACACCGCGCGGAAACGAGCAGATGCCCAATTTCGTTGAAGACCACGCAGACCAGATCGTGGGTTGGCAAGGAAAGAGTGTGGTAGAGGGAATTCGAGACCTGGCTGATTGAGTTGATGAGAGCGTGGATGAACTATTGAGGGAGAGTCTGGCTACCGTCGAGACTGTTTCCAACTCCACGAATCGGGTAGAGTTCGATCGCTTCGTACTCACCGTCTCCGTTAATGTGGCCCAGTTTTGAAAACAGAGACCGGCTCTTATCATTTGGTTCGTCGATATAGTAGACATCATCCTTACAGTACTCCTGGCACCAAGTCTGAATTAACTCCTCAGCAATCCCCCGGCGCCGGTAATGATCCCGGACATACAGCTGTCGAAGAACCTGTATTCCATCCAGCTCTTCCCAAGTGACGTATCCAGCCGCGTCGTCATCTCGAATATAGAGCAATCCCTGGTGGTTTTCAGGGATATATCGGGCAAAAGAAGAACTCGTGTCACCACCATAGCTAGTCATCGCGCCGATGACTCGTTCTGTTTTGTCTATTGGTCGACCATTAGAATACACGAGAAATGAATCTTCGGCACCGATCTCCACGATGTCATCCGGAGTCGAATTCGTGAAGAGCCACTCAGCACTGAACACCTCATCAAGATCGATTCTACGACCCTGATACTCGATACCGTATAGGCTCATACAGTTATGGCAGCGAAATTCTGCTGATTCCTCGATTTCGGACATTCCCGGAACACGCTCAATTGACGGGTCGTCAATCCCTGAGCAATTGCAGTCCTGTCTAAGTTCCTCAAATTTGTCCCCCTTCCCAGATTGACTATACGGAACAAATCCCATCTTCCAATGCTCCTCTAACTTCTCACCGAGTTCCTGAGCGAGTTTTTGAACGACTCTCGCGTCTGTTCCCACAAATGCAACGACAGCATCAAGGAGGTCGTCTACGTGAATAATCGGGTCCTCGGACAACTCATATTCTGTGAGCAATTGCCAACCACCGGGTGCCCGGTAGATCATCCGAAGATCATCTTCACAGAGAAGGGAAACAGCGACGACCTCAATCCCGTCATCAGCTTCGATATAGAGAGGAATCGTTTGATTAATCTCCTCACGTTGAGCAAGAGTTTCGAGCCAAGCATAGTCCCCGAGACCCGCAGGAAGTGGAATATTCAAACTCATTTCCGTATCAGAAATCGCTCTGTGACGTTATAAATGATAGGCGACCACCACTATGTGGATATATAAAACCAGCATACCACAAGACGGAATATGGAAACCAAGCGGATCGCTGAGGTCGTGGAAAACATAAATTATTCTTATCTCTTACCCGCGATTCAGCGGGAGTTCGTCTGGGAAACGAGTGACATCGTGGATCTGTTTGATTCCCTGTTACGGGACTATCCGATCGGTGCGCTCCTTCAGTGGAACCTCTCGGCTGAGGAAGCACAGGCTCAGCCCAAATATCGCTTCGTCACCCACTACGTCGACGAACCGAATTTTCCCCAGTCACTCACAACACCGACCCATCGAAACCCCCGCACAATTCTGAAGACCCACTCCCGTCACCGGTGAAACTAGTCCTCGACGGCCAGCAGCGACTGACCGCGCTCAATATCGGTCTGACCGGATCATTCTACGAGCGGAAACACAACCACCCTCGGAACAAGGCCAGTTCGTGGGTTCAGAAGCGACTCTATCTCAACCTCCTCTCGGACCCGCAGACAGCGGACTCAGAACTCGGCAATAAATACGACTTCTCCTTCCGCTCTGAGAAGTCCGCAACCGCGAATGCATACTGGTATCCAGTCAACCGAATCATGTCCATCTCTGACAACGACGATTTCTATGCAGAACGCCAGGAAATTGAGGGAGAGATCCAGGAGCTGGTCGAGAACCACCCCGAGATAGAGAATTCAGATAGTCTGATTCTCAACGCTCAGCGTAATTTCGAGGACCTCTATCGAGCGGTCCACAAGGACGAGAAGCTCCACTTCTTTACCGAAGACGAGAACGACATCACCCGTGTTCGTGACGTCTTCGTACGGATCAATCAGGGAGGGGTGACACCGAATCGTGCCGAAATCCTCCTGTCGTTGATGACTAGTAGCTGGCAACAGGAGCCGCCGGAAATCAACGCACGGGACGAGGTGCACTCGATGGTCGACGAACTGAACGGGATCATCGACGGTGGGAACGCTCCTTTTGCTACGAAGCACGTCCAGAAGGTACTGCTCGCAATCAACGGCAACGAGATCCAGTATCGGTTCGACAACTACACACTCGACTTGCTGCGGAATCTGAAGGAGATCTGGCTTACCGATACGTTCTCGAACACGATGGAACAACTCGCTGAGCTTCTGAACAGTTACTATCCGACGGTGACCTACATCCTCAGTCCCGCCCTCTACACACCTATCGCCTACTACCTCTACCAGAACGAGAATCCCTCGCTCGATTCGACCTCTATAAAAGGACGCGGGCGGCGTCGTGACATTCTCTACTATATCTGTGCGGCCCGACTCAACGGATTCACCAGCCAATCATCGAACCAGATCGCAGAACTCGTCCGGGATGTTATCCGAGAGGAAGAGGAGACCTCGGAATTCCCACTTGAGCGGATCAGTGATGAAGTGGCATCCAGTTACGGAACCTCCCTCCGTTTCACCGAAGAAAAGTTGACCACGCTTTTCGAGGAGCTCCAGTACGGGAAGCGCGACATCGAGTTCCTTCTGCAGCTGTCGCACTATCCCGATGAACCGGCACGGGGCAAAGACTACGATATCGACCACATTATCCCGAAGTCGGTACTCCCGGAGGAGGCAGATGCCGACCGAGTGGGGAACCTCCAGTTGCTGATCGACAAGACGAACAAGATGAAATCCGATGACGACTTCGAGGACTGGATGAACTCCCGAACGGACGACTACAAGCAGACTCACCATATCCCAGAGGGCGCCAAGGAGATGACCTTTGAGGAATTCGTTAATGCTCGGGAGCAGCTCATTATGGAGCACATCCTCGAGAACCAACCGTTCTAACCGCAATCAAGCTTCCAGTTCGAAAGCCCTCTCAAGGAGATCAGTGAGCTCATTTAGAGCCTGAGTCGCAGTTTCATCAATTTGTACACTAACGCGATCGGTTTCCTTCGGGTGTTTCTTTCCTAACGAGAGGACTACGTCGTCATCGGGGGAGAGGGAAGCTGAGAGCCAGGAGGTAACACGGGGGGAACCGGCGAACCAAGCCGTTGTCAAATCATGCCAAGGGCGTTCCCGATCTGCCTCAGTCGGACGATCCGACCCAAATGCCAGCCGTTCCAAGTTATTAGTGAATGACCGGAGTTCCTCGGTATCCGATTCTTCAAGCTGAACGGTGACACGGTGGGTATCTCCGTCCCAGCCCCAGTCCTTCTTTCCAAGCTGAAGAGTTAGCTGACCCGTTGGTGAGCGAGAAACAGTCGCCCAAGCGCGCCCCTTCCGTCGGAGATCTTGTTGAGCAACGGTCACCCATTCATCCGACTTATCGAATGAAGCCCAATATTCTCCGGGTACAGGGATCTCTACCGAAACAGAGGGCGACTTCTCTTGCCAGAGCCATCTGATGACTTCCGGGTACCCCTCCATATCAGACCGCGACGGAAGCGCATAGGGCCAGACAGACAGTATTCCGGAGAGATCAACATCGTACTCTGAGAAATCGCCCTCATTGAGCCATGCAACGCTATAGTCACGCTGTAGATAATGGTCAGTGACTGCCTCGATATCTTTGCCCTGATTCCGATACTGAGCCTCTATCGCGATACCCCTTCCATGGGGCTCTCGGGGAGTATCGAATGTGAGCAGGACATCCGCAATTCGGCCGTCGATACCGGATTCAAGCTCAACTGTCGCATCGGGGAAATCGTGCTCCAATCGAGCATATGCAATCGACTTCATTTTCATATGTTCGTCCGATTCACCAGGGCACTCGCCGACATCTACAAGATCAGCAAAGGTTGCCTGACCTGCAGTTTGGCCCATCTCAGAACGACCCTCCTGTTCGTGGTGCCGAAAATGACGGGAAATGAAAGCAGAACCTCGTTCGTGAGACCGTACAACGGCCATCGGTTGGTCGCACGCAGGACAAGTAACAGACGTGCCGTCGGCTACTTGCGGTGGGATTACCCGTGTTCCGTTTAGAACTCCAAGATATGGCATCGAAGTCGATGGCTGTATTAGATTTGCTTGTCACTCGATCATAATGACCATTTCTCCGGCACCCCGTCGTTCGGGGGTCAAAGAGAAATCACTCACTTGGTGTCAAATCAGTAGTGGAGGATGAGTTTCCGGAAGTTTCCGGAAGCCTCGACTTTCCATGAACACAAATCGGGATACAGCGTAGGTTTTTGGGTACTCACGATGGTACTATCATAGGAGTTTCCGGAAACAACCCGGTCAGGCTTTTGTAACCTGACCCGAAATCAGTCTGTCAGAGACAGATGATTCGCGATGCTCGCGTCCTCCGGGCCGGGTTCGTTCCTCGGGAAGTTGAGCATCGCGACGCCGAAGTCAACCACCTCTCCAGTGTCCTCGAGCCAATCACGAACGGCGAACCCGCCGACACCGCTATTGTCACCGGACCCAGCGGCGCCGGCAAGACGTGCATCTCAAAATTCGTCACCGAACGCCTACGTGAGGAGGTCCTCGATGTCGAGACCACCTACGTCAACTGCTGGCGCAACTACACCCGGTTCCGCACGCTCTACCAGATCCTCGACGACCTCGGTGCAACCATCGACATCCACCGGCAGTCGACGCCCCACGACGAACTCGTCGACCGCCTCCAGCAACACGATGGCCCGCGAACCGTCGTCATCCTCGATGAGGTCGACCAGCTCGAAGACCCCAGCGTCATCTACGACCTCCACAGCCTCCCGCAATTCGCGATCATCTGCATAGCGAACAAGGAAGAGGAGCTGTTCAGCCGCGTCGACGACCGGCTCGTGAGCCGGCTGCGCTCCAGCGAACACGTCCGGATGGACAAGTACCACGACGAGCAGCTGTACGATATCCTGAGTGCGCGGGCAAAGTGGGGGCTCGACAATGACGTCATCACCGACGACCAACTCTATCGAATCGCCGACGCGGCCGCCGGCGACGCCCGCCTCGCAATCGGTATCCTCCGAACGGCCGCCGGTAAGGCTGATCGCGAGAACCACGAGCGCATCACCGACGACATTCTCCTGGATGCCGCCGAGGATGCTCGGGCCCAAATCAAGCAGAAGAGCCTCGACTCGCTCACCCCGCACCAGCGCGTCGTCTACGACATCGTTCGCGAGCACGGCCCGGTCGGGCCGAGCGAGATTCACGAGCGCTATACCGAGGACGTCGATGACCCACGGACGAAGCGGACTATCCGCACGTACCTCTCGAAGATGGAGCAGTACAACCTCCTCGAGGCGGAGGGGACGAGTCGGGATCGAGAGTACTCGCTCGTCGATTCAGCGGCGGCGTCGCCGATGCAGTGACCGTGATCCCGTCAGCTATCAGGAACTGAACTCGCCGAGGCCCGATTGCTCGTGGTCCAGCGGCTCGATGACCTGGGGATCGTCGTTGCCGGGGTTGTTGACCCGCGTCGAGATCTCGTAGGCGTCCAGATCGTCTTTCGGGTACGGCTGGCACAGTTCCTTGCGGGTGTCCGCGTCTGCGGCGAGCCAGTCGGACTCAGCGTCCTTTGGGAGGACGACCGGCATCCGGTCGTGGATTGAGTTCATCAGGTTGTTCGGCTCCGTCGTGAGAATCGTGACGCACGAGATCGTCTCGTCGTCGCCCTCCCAGACGTCCCAGAGCCCAGCCATCGCGAATGCGGGGTCGTCCTCCCGGTAAATCCGGTAGGGCTGCTTCGACCCGCCGTTCGGCGATTGCCACTCGTAGAACCCAGACGAGGGGACGAGGCAAGGACGTGATTCCCACGCCCGCTCGAAGACGCGTTTCTCGTCGGCAGTCTCGGAGCGAGCGTTGATGATGCCCTCCTCGGGTTCGTCCGCCCAGAACGGAATCAGCCCCCAGTGGTAGGCGTCGATCTCGTCGGAAGCCTCGTTCGTGATGATGTGGAGGTCGTCGCCAGGCGCGATGTTGTATCGGGGTGTGTACCCGCCGTCCGCGACGACCTCGGCATCGAAGCGAGCCTCGAGGTCTGCTTGGTCGATGAAGAGCGAGTTTCGGCCACACATACCTCCCAGTCCAACTGGGAGAGTCTTCAACGTATCTGGAAATGTGAAGGTGTGGTGCTGTTGCTCCCTCGTTTGATTTTAT
This window harbors:
- a CDS encoding GNAT family N-acetyltransferase encodes the protein MSLNIPLPAGLGDYAWLETLAQREEINQTIPLYIEADDGIEVVAVSLLCEDDLRMIYRAPGGWQLLTEYELSEDPIIHVDDLLDAVVAFVGTDARVVQKLAQELGEKLEEHWKMGFVPYSQSGKGDKFEELRQDCNCSGIDDPSIERVPGMSEIEESAEFRCHNCMSLYGIEYQGRRIDLDEVFSAEWLFTNSTPDDIVEIGAEDSFLVYSNGRPIDKTERVIGAMTSYGGDTSSSFARYIPENHQGLLYIRDDDAAGYVTWEELDGIQVLRQLYVRDHYRRRGIAEELIQTWCQEYCKDDVYYIDEPNDKSRSLFSKLGHINGDGEYEAIELYPIRGVGNSLDGSQTLPQ
- a CDS encoding DUF262 domain-containing protein — protein: METKRIAEVVENINYSYLLPAIQREFVWETSDIVDLFDSLLRDYPIGALLQWNLSAEEAQAQPKYRFVTHYVDEPNFPQSLTTPTHRNPRTILKTHSRHR
- a CDS encoding PD-(D/E)XK nuclease family protein, coding for MVEDSWAVSHEPLRLRAETLDAVVREWYEHLHGPVQPLAGQLNRRLAEYALDRSTAETDGALAGEPASAALADSFSSRFSLFDDAGVGTADALVAEFEGSDLDDRIAKATVDAYRHYRDLHGDYVDEWVCTRGEMFDAVATAEQSLSAFSPELDVVILSGYHEFRPVERRLIERLADELPTIALLPLHQDGRSGVDAVAEGALEVYEALDFETVELDPVDESGQAFGTITESLYRPDPDTVPAPDALQWRELPTPEREIRFVARELRTELANGRDPDDLAVVAPGTEAYSGYVEDTFDTYDIPHVTTAASQLNRTFTGSVVHDLLNLAEPDPRAEDLTSLLANPLVNVVDTDQANAVTAAARRRDTVSVSPLLDDVDDDSAALIEELLATLETLRTGDVEDATETLRRLLDDRFDLEAATEDYASGSEQAVEQRAYDLVDEVLASFESLAAVNSDLSPLALFTRAFDGVPIRVPQRAAGGHVEVMGLLDARMRSFEKVFLVGLTSEHFPVTPERPAFFEEMTDAHPRFDTGDERLRGRYLFATLLANVDELTITTPETGDDESAVVRSPVLDELQRVTGIEPEDGVDDRVGSREDLQRHVAATTNRRAAVSHAGDRGDLSPEQTKRTDRGLHCADNRGTAGLSEHDGVLELDTVDEVYPPSEREPYSASRIERYVECGFKFYADEVLGIADPDDVEVVPTPLETGSYVHDVLERFFADLQDETEDGVDLTNFDRDDLATHLREIAVEELRDADFEYDGLFYERWKAELFAGLGDGESAPYEAGSKPHDAPEQGLFATFLDNELSRDGADLPHLFEAPFGEGLHDSDAGPFTVGRPDGSTVSIRGYIDRVDVSQGGEQPTLTLYDYKTGRAPYMTKTTGGTKFQLPIYLLAAANVVDGDLFEQGSLSATYYQVRPPNDLKVPRGVESKFDSEVELRRFLNDVVPEWLGQIDKAIGNGRFHTTILSSSGANCRYCDYRRACDVRHHRKREFVDEVHKDDAAYVPLRVRDDEDIQTVMSDD
- a CDS encoding RipA family octameric membrane protein; protein product: MPDSTDEAAVDLSEDGADTDDGDTPETEPEHSEEVTGGDPAEPSEEEDVTAGPLANLSEDEKNRLMEQYIHYGEVAIQTANQRVQMNRFFGLILTSVLAGLFALARGNLTTTNAAIVLFASGFGSLICYFWYQSLQSYRRLNKARYAILNEIESVLPVRMYLDEWRYLKREKPDPEIVDPRPAEDADHRSHTIVEQWFVRLLAAGYISVGGYAGGFILTPRVKRFIPSLPDPSVVGFGVGGVFLLGLAILFRIQTR
- a CDS encoding TIR domain-containing protein, with protein sequence MSQDTSSPLKTTWEAAFDDIRGSPNPESAVRFVLKSAVNDLPTGFYRDDGDRILPTYKGNDLGKEFTVRELGPVYTVTQSGDNSLPELSSSQPSLFEPNDQQSGLVPTDDPLSRSSTDTQNQQGLSSRQKIAGGALLLYGAYKGLEALASVGSSTQESPSSSGGNTGQSLPRLARAATRLEDKQYNVFVSHSWEYDEHYERIVDFLDEVPSIEWQNHSVPSTDPLPVDTESALRSELRNQMKTASVVVVSSGMYGAHSTWILEELELADELDKPVIAIIPEGQSKVPEKIQEVADTQVGWRKASLVDALAEYA
- a CDS encoding TIR domain-containing protein, giving the protein MSFNSRSSSNRRSEYRLFISHSWEYSDEYNRMVELLRDYPNFSFRNYSVPKVDEIDADTEKELEQALREDQIKPATVVIILGGMYVAHSKWIKKETILAKIESKPILGVTPRGNEQMPNFVEDHADQIVGWQGKSVVEGIRDLAD